A stretch of Hippoglossus hippoglossus isolate fHipHip1 chromosome 20, fHipHip1.pri, whole genome shotgun sequence DNA encodes these proteins:
- the pign gene encoding GPI ethanolamine phosphate transferase 1 isoform X2 translates to MRMITFFLVGLTVHVVFFISIFDIYFTSPLVHGMTPQAIPLAPPASRLVLVVADGLRADSLFTLLPNGSTRAPFLRSVMEETGTWGVSHTRVPTESRPGHVALIAGFYEDVSAVAKGWKENPVEFDSVFNESRHTWCWGSPDILPMFAKGASGDHVHTYTYPAAEEDFASTDASRLDTWVFTQVKSFFQSAKSNSSLRASVLEDKNVFFLHLLGIDTNGHAHRPMSKEYLDNIGLVDTGVAELVSIVEEFFGYDGRTAYVFTSDHGMTNWGSHGAGHPSETLTPLVVWGAGVQRALRVTEPQLYDDGYLQDWKLEHLHRADVSQADIAPLMASLIGVPFPVNSVGVLPLLYLNNSDLFKAESMYTNAIQILQQFKMKMTQKKETTLSFLFTPYQQLTESKQTEFTHKARILIQLEKYGDAISLCKSLISRSLEGLVYYHTYDRFFLGCSVVLGFVGWTSYVVMVILKTHASLHRHPSLLNQTRSYTLERLCLCVTVVIAGFLLIQRSPITYYIYCLLPVPVWYSVLKESGTLKDLIKSAPSLPLWKCLGYFVLVAFGIELLVVSFFHRAVLTVGLAVLSLWPFMSGLFGKAKFRSLSWFLGCMFLALFPLMPVVGREPNIHLVTCAGLLTLFTSACYLWSSRQRTPLSFGDRQQFITQMLHVAVCSYVPSLTHSSLQQKQGLPLLNQIISWTTLGSSILVPLLSSTRLFHRLLSIFLSLTATYLLLSTGSEALFLPVLSWLMFVWINIEQEAMLAQGVSGRQELSTIDFAANIDIAKIRHLKLDDIRRSYFFVFFIITAFFGTGNIASINSFDPASVYCFLTVFNPFIMGGLMMWKVIIPFIIVMCTFETIQVVTQLSARSLFLIVLVISDLMALHFFFLVQDYGSWLDIGTSISHYVIVMSMTIFLMLLSVVTHILTSQRLILWRRHKSHFT, encoded by the exons ATGAGGATGATCACCTTCTTCCTGGTTGGACTGACGGTCCACGTGGTCTTCTTTATTTCTATCTTCGACATCTACTTCACCTCCCCCCTGGTCCACGGCATGACGCCCCAGGCTATACCACTGGCACCGCCCGCCTCCAGACTGGTGTTAGTGGTGGCCGATGGCCTCCGAGCAGACAGTCTCTTCACCTTACTCCCCAATGGCTCAACCAGGGCCCCGTTCCTGAG GAGTGTGATGGAGGAGACAGGCACCTGGGGTGTGTCACACACGCGTGTGCCCACTGAGTCTCGGCCTGGTCACGTTGCTCTCATCGCTGGCTTCTATGAGGATGTTAGTGCTGTTGCTAAAG GCTGGAAGGAGAATCCTGTTGAGTTTGACTCTGTGTTTAATGAGAGCAGGCACACCTGGTGCTGGGGCAGCCCTGATATTCTGCCTATGTTTGCCAAAG gggccagTGGAGACCATGTGCACACCTACACGTACCCAGCAGCGGAGGAGGACTTTGCCTCCACTGATGCCTCCAGGCTTGACACTTGGGTGTTCACTCAAGTCAAA TCGTTCTTTCAGTCGGCAAAGTCTAACTCAAGTCTGAGGGCCAGTGTGCTGGAGGATAAGAACGTCTTCTTCCTGCATCTGCTGGGCATCGACACAAACGGCCACGCTCACAGACCAATGTCGAA GGAGTACCTGGACAACATTGGTTTAGTTGACACTGGTGTAGCTGAGCTGGTGTCCATAGTGGAAGAATTCTTTGGTTATGATGGCAGAACAGCCTACGTGTTCACCTCTGATCATGGCATGACAAACTggg gttCTCACGGTGCAGGGCATCCCTCTGAGACGCTCACCCCTCTAGTGGTGTGGGGAGCTGGAGTTCAAAGGGCTCTTAGAGTCACTGAACCCCAACTCTATGACGATGGATACCTACAAG atTGGAAACTGGAGCACCTCCACAGGGCGGACGTCAGTCAG GCTGACATTGCTCCCCTCATGGCTTCTCTCATCGGCGTGCCCTTTCCTGTCAACTCAGTT GGTGTTTTACCTCTGCTCTACCTGAACAACAGTGACCTGTTCAAAGCAGAGAGCATGTACACTAACGCCATTCAAATACTACAGCAATTCAAG ATGAAAATGACCCAGAAAAAGGAGACAAccttgtcttttctcttcaccCCATATCA ACAACTGACTgagtcaaaacaaacagagttcACCCACAAGGCCAGAATACTGATTCAGCTGGAGAAGTACGGAGATGCC ATCTCTCTGTGCAAGTCTCTGATCTCCCGCTCCTTGGAGGGCCTGGTGTACTACCATACCTATGACAGGTTCTTCCTGGGCTGCAGTGTGGTGCTGGGATTTGTAGGCTGGACCTCATATGTTGTCATGGTCATCCTGAAGACTCATGCCAGCCTCCACAGACACCCCAGTCTCCTCAACCAG ACTCGCAGCTATACTCTGGAGcggctgtgtctgtgtgtgacagtagTGATCGCCGGGTTCCTGCTGATCCAAAGGAGCCCGATTACCTATTATATCTACTGCCTACTGCCAGTCCCTGTATGGTACTCTGTCCTGAAAGA GTCTGGCACTCTGAAAGATTTGATCAAGTCGGCGCCATCTCTTCCACTGTGGAAATGTTTGGGCTATTTTGTGCTGGTGGCGTTTGGAATTGAGTTACTG GTGGTGAGCTTCTTCCATCGCGCCGTGCTGACTGTGGGCCTggctgtcctctctctctggcccttCATGTCGGGACTTTTTGGGAAGGCCAAG TTCCGCTCATTGAGCTGGTTTCTCGGCTGCATGTTTTTGGCTCTTTTCCCCCTGATGCCTGTTGTGGGTAGAGAGCCCAACATTCATCTGGT TACCTGTGCAGGTTTGCTCACCCTCTTCACTTCAGCCTGTTACCTCTGGTCATCGCGACAGAGAACGCCGCTGAGCTTTGGTGACAGACAGCAGTTTATTACCCAG ATGCTCCATGTGGCAGTGTGCTCGTACGTgccctccctcacacactccAGCCTGCAGCAAAAGCAGGGCCTGCCGCTTCTCAATCAGATCATCAGCTGGACCACGTTAG GATCGTCTATACTGGTTCCATTGTTGAGCTCTACTCGTCTCTTCCATCGACTCCTCAGCATATTCCTCTCTCTCACGGCCACGTACCTGCTGCTCAGCACCGG GTCAGAGGCCTTGTTCCTCCCCGTGTTATCTTGgctgatgtttgtgtggatcAACATTGAGCAGGAAGCCATGCTTGCACAGGGTGTCTCTGGCAGGCAGGAG CTCTCCACTATTGATTTCGCCGCAAACATTGACATCGCCAAGATCCGACATCTGAAGTTGGATGACATCAGAAGATCTTATTTCTTC gtattttttataataacagcTTTCTTCGGCACAGGGAACATAGCCTCCATCAACag TTTTGACCCAGCATCCGTTTATTGTTTCCTGACTGTGTTCAACCCCTTCATCATGGGAGGACTGATGATGTGGAAG GTGATCATTCCATTCATCATAGTAATGTGCACGTTTGAGACCATCCAAGTTGTGACACAGCTTTCGGCCAGAAG TTTGTTCCTCATAGTCCTGGTCATCTCCGACCTGATGGCTCTG CACTTTTTCTTCCTGGTGCAGGACTACGGCAGCTGGTTGGACATTGGAACGAG CATCAGCCACTATGTGATCGTGATGTCGATGACCATCTTCCTGATGCTGCTCAGTGTGGTTACCCACATCCTCACCTCGCAAAGACTCATCCTGTGGAGGAGACACAAGTCGCACTTCACTTGA
- the pign gene encoding GPI ethanolamine phosphate transferase 1 isoform X1 produces the protein MTNSLFLLMLDCITELVYIFTSIIFYLFIFLMLFHLQTHDILPLSSSIFRLFCTTGKMRMITFFLVGLTVHVVFFISIFDIYFTSPLVHGMTPQAIPLAPPASRLVLVVADGLRADSLFTLLPNGSTRAPFLRSVMEETGTWGVSHTRVPTESRPGHVALIAGFYEDVSAVAKGWKENPVEFDSVFNESRHTWCWGSPDILPMFAKGASGDHVHTYTYPAAEEDFASTDASRLDTWVFTQVKSFFQSAKSNSSLRASVLEDKNVFFLHLLGIDTNGHAHRPMSKEYLDNIGLVDTGVAELVSIVEEFFGYDGRTAYVFTSDHGMTNWGSHGAGHPSETLTPLVVWGAGVQRALRVTEPQLYDDGYLQDWKLEHLHRADVSQADIAPLMASLIGVPFPVNSVGVLPLLYLNNSDLFKAESMYTNAIQILQQFKMKMTQKKETTLSFLFTPYQQLTESKQTEFTHKARILIQLEKYGDAISLCKSLISRSLEGLVYYHTYDRFFLGCSVVLGFVGWTSYVVMVILKTHASLHRHPSLLNQTRSYTLERLCLCVTVVIAGFLLIQRSPITYYIYCLLPVPVWYSVLKESGTLKDLIKSAPSLPLWKCLGYFVLVAFGIELLVVSFFHRAVLTVGLAVLSLWPFMSGLFGKAKFRSLSWFLGCMFLALFPLMPVVGREPNIHLVTCAGLLTLFTSACYLWSSRQRTPLSFGDRQQFITQMLHVAVCSYVPSLTHSSLQQKQGLPLLNQIISWTTLGSSILVPLLSSTRLFHRLLSIFLSLTATYLLLSTGSEALFLPVLSWLMFVWINIEQEAMLAQGVSGRQELSTIDFAANIDIAKIRHLKLDDIRRSYFFVFFIITAFFGTGNIASINSFDPASVYCFLTVFNPFIMGGLMMWKVIIPFIIVMCTFETIQVVTQLSARSLFLIVLVISDLMALHFFFLVQDYGSWLDIGTSISHYVIVMSMTIFLMLLSVVTHILTSQRLILWRRHKSHFT, from the exons ATGACtaattctctctttttgttAATGTTAGACTGTATAACTGAGTTAGTATACATATTTACctcaatcattttttatttgtttatatttctcatGTTGTTTCACCTCCAGACACATGAcatccttcctctttcttcctccatcttcagGTTGTTCTGCACAACCGGCAAAATGAGGATGATCACCTTCTTCCTGGTTGGACTGACGGTCCACGTGGTCTTCTTTATTTCTATCTTCGACATCTACTTCACCTCCCCCCTGGTCCACGGCATGACGCCCCAGGCTATACCACTGGCACCGCCCGCCTCCAGACTGGTGTTAGTGGTGGCCGATGGCCTCCGAGCAGACAGTCTCTTCACCTTACTCCCCAATGGCTCAACCAGGGCCCCGTTCCTGAG GAGTGTGATGGAGGAGACAGGCACCTGGGGTGTGTCACACACGCGTGTGCCCACTGAGTCTCGGCCTGGTCACGTTGCTCTCATCGCTGGCTTCTATGAGGATGTTAGTGCTGTTGCTAAAG GCTGGAAGGAGAATCCTGTTGAGTTTGACTCTGTGTTTAATGAGAGCAGGCACACCTGGTGCTGGGGCAGCCCTGATATTCTGCCTATGTTTGCCAAAG gggccagTGGAGACCATGTGCACACCTACACGTACCCAGCAGCGGAGGAGGACTTTGCCTCCACTGATGCCTCCAGGCTTGACACTTGGGTGTTCACTCAAGTCAAA TCGTTCTTTCAGTCGGCAAAGTCTAACTCAAGTCTGAGGGCCAGTGTGCTGGAGGATAAGAACGTCTTCTTCCTGCATCTGCTGGGCATCGACACAAACGGCCACGCTCACAGACCAATGTCGAA GGAGTACCTGGACAACATTGGTTTAGTTGACACTGGTGTAGCTGAGCTGGTGTCCATAGTGGAAGAATTCTTTGGTTATGATGGCAGAACAGCCTACGTGTTCACCTCTGATCATGGCATGACAAACTggg gttCTCACGGTGCAGGGCATCCCTCTGAGACGCTCACCCCTCTAGTGGTGTGGGGAGCTGGAGTTCAAAGGGCTCTTAGAGTCACTGAACCCCAACTCTATGACGATGGATACCTACAAG atTGGAAACTGGAGCACCTCCACAGGGCGGACGTCAGTCAG GCTGACATTGCTCCCCTCATGGCTTCTCTCATCGGCGTGCCCTTTCCTGTCAACTCAGTT GGTGTTTTACCTCTGCTCTACCTGAACAACAGTGACCTGTTCAAAGCAGAGAGCATGTACACTAACGCCATTCAAATACTACAGCAATTCAAG ATGAAAATGACCCAGAAAAAGGAGACAAccttgtcttttctcttcaccCCATATCA ACAACTGACTgagtcaaaacaaacagagttcACCCACAAGGCCAGAATACTGATTCAGCTGGAGAAGTACGGAGATGCC ATCTCTCTGTGCAAGTCTCTGATCTCCCGCTCCTTGGAGGGCCTGGTGTACTACCATACCTATGACAGGTTCTTCCTGGGCTGCAGTGTGGTGCTGGGATTTGTAGGCTGGACCTCATATGTTGTCATGGTCATCCTGAAGACTCATGCCAGCCTCCACAGACACCCCAGTCTCCTCAACCAG ACTCGCAGCTATACTCTGGAGcggctgtgtctgtgtgtgacagtagTGATCGCCGGGTTCCTGCTGATCCAAAGGAGCCCGATTACCTATTATATCTACTGCCTACTGCCAGTCCCTGTATGGTACTCTGTCCTGAAAGA GTCTGGCACTCTGAAAGATTTGATCAAGTCGGCGCCATCTCTTCCACTGTGGAAATGTTTGGGCTATTTTGTGCTGGTGGCGTTTGGAATTGAGTTACTG GTGGTGAGCTTCTTCCATCGCGCCGTGCTGACTGTGGGCCTggctgtcctctctctctggcccttCATGTCGGGACTTTTTGGGAAGGCCAAG TTCCGCTCATTGAGCTGGTTTCTCGGCTGCATGTTTTTGGCTCTTTTCCCCCTGATGCCTGTTGTGGGTAGAGAGCCCAACATTCATCTGGT TACCTGTGCAGGTTTGCTCACCCTCTTCACTTCAGCCTGTTACCTCTGGTCATCGCGACAGAGAACGCCGCTGAGCTTTGGTGACAGACAGCAGTTTATTACCCAG ATGCTCCATGTGGCAGTGTGCTCGTACGTgccctccctcacacactccAGCCTGCAGCAAAAGCAGGGCCTGCCGCTTCTCAATCAGATCATCAGCTGGACCACGTTAG GATCGTCTATACTGGTTCCATTGTTGAGCTCTACTCGTCTCTTCCATCGACTCCTCAGCATATTCCTCTCTCTCACGGCCACGTACCTGCTGCTCAGCACCGG GTCAGAGGCCTTGTTCCTCCCCGTGTTATCTTGgctgatgtttgtgtggatcAACATTGAGCAGGAAGCCATGCTTGCACAGGGTGTCTCTGGCAGGCAGGAG CTCTCCACTATTGATTTCGCCGCAAACATTGACATCGCCAAGATCCGACATCTGAAGTTGGATGACATCAGAAGATCTTATTTCTTC gtattttttataataacagcTTTCTTCGGCACAGGGAACATAGCCTCCATCAACag TTTTGACCCAGCATCCGTTTATTGTTTCCTGACTGTGTTCAACCCCTTCATCATGGGAGGACTGATGATGTGGAAG GTGATCATTCCATTCATCATAGTAATGTGCACGTTTGAGACCATCCAAGTTGTGACACAGCTTTCGGCCAGAAG TTTGTTCCTCATAGTCCTGGTCATCTCCGACCTGATGGCTCTG CACTTTTTCTTCCTGGTGCAGGACTACGGCAGCTGGTTGGACATTGGAACGAG CATCAGCCACTATGTGATCGTGATGTCGATGACCATCTTCCTGATGCTGCTCAGTGTGGTTACCCACATCCTCACCTCGCAAAGACTCATCCTGTGGAGGAGACACAAGTCGCACTTCACTTGA